The nucleotide window GGGTGGCTTCCACCATCGGCATCCAGCAGAGCTGGTATCTGCAGTTCGTGCTGACCCTGCTGGTGCTCGCCATTCCGGGCTGGCGCTTCTACGAGAAGGGCTTCCCGGCGCTGTTCCGCCTGGGTCCCGACATGAACTCGCTGGTCGCGGTCGGCACGGCCGCGGCCTTCGGCTATTCGATGGTCGCCACGTTCGCGCCCAGTCTGCTGCCGGCCGGCACGGTGAACGTGTACTACGAGGCGGCCGCCGTCATCGTGGCGCTGATCCTGCTGGGCCGCTTTCTTGAGGCACGGGCCAAGGGCCGCACCTCCGAGGCCATCAAGCGCCTGGTCGGCCTACAGGCCAAGGAGGCGCACGTGCTGCGCGACGGCCGCATCGTGGACATCCCGATCAACGACGTGGCGCAGGGCGACATCGTGGAAGTGCGCCCCGGCGAGCGCGTGCCGGTCGATGGTGAAGTGACCGAGGGCCGCAGCTTCGTGGACGAGTCGATGATCACCGGCGAGCCGATTCCCGTCGAAAAGGCGGAAGGCAGCACCGTGGTCGGCGGCACCGTCAACCAGAAGGGTGCGCTGACGCTGCGTGCCACCGCCGTGGGCGGTCAGACCATGCTGGCGCAGATCATCCGCATGGTCGAGCAGGCGCAAGGTTCCAAGCTGCCGATCCAGGCCGTGGTGGACAAGGTGACGCTGTGGTTCGTGCCCGCCGTCATGCTGGCCGCCGTGCTGACCTTCCTGGTCTGGCTGGTGTTCGGCCCGTCGCCCGCGCTGTCCTTCGCGCTGGTCAATGCCGTGGCGGTGCTGATCATTGCCTGCCCGTGCGCCATGGGTCTGGCGACGCCGACCTCCATCATGGTCGGCACGGGCCGGGGCGCTGAGATGGGCGTGCTGTTCCGCAAGGGTGAAGCCCTGCAACTGCTCAAGGACGCCAAGGTGGTGGCCGTGGACAAGACCGGCACGCTGACCGAGGGCCGCCCGGTCCTGACCGACCTGGAGATTGCCGACGGCTTTGACCGCAACCAGGTGCTGGCGAAGGTCGCCGCCGTGGAATCGCGCTCGGAGCATCCGATCGCACGCGCCATCGTCGAGTCGGCCGTGGAAGGTGGCATCGCGCTGCCGACGATGACAGACTTCGATTCGGTCACGGGCATGGGCGTGCGCGCCACCGTGGACGGCGCGCGTGTCGAGGTCGGTGCCGATCGCTTCATGCGTGAGCTGGGGTTGGACGTGGGCGGCTTCGCTCGCACGGCCGAGCGCCTAGGCAACGAGGGCAAGTCGCCGCTGTACGCCTCGATCGACGGCCGGCTGGCCGCCATCATCGCGGTGGCCGATCCGATCAAGTCCAGCACGCCCGCGGCCATTGCCGCGCTGCACCAGCTCGGCCTGAAGGTGGCGATGATCACCGGCGACAACGCGCGTACCGCGCAGGCCATCGCCAAGCAACTGGGCATCGACGAGGTGGTGGCCGAAGTGCTGCCCGAGGGCAAGGTCGAAGCCGTGCGCCGGCTGAAAGCCAGCCACGGCCAGATCGCCTACGTGGGCGACGGCATCAACGACGCCCCGGCGCTGGCCGAGGCCGACGTGGGCCTGGCCATCGGCACCGGCACCGACGTGGCGGTGGAGTCGGCCGACGTAGTGCTGATGTCGGGCAACCTGCAGGGCGTGCCCAACGCCATCGCGCTGTCCAAGGCGACCATCGGCAACATCCGCCAGAACCTGTTCTGGGCGTTTGGCTACAACACGGCCCTGATCCCGGTGGCCGCTGGCGTCCTGTACCCCGCATACGGTGTGCTGTTGTCGCCGATCTTCGCGGCTGGCGCGATGGCGCTGTCCAGCGTGTTCGTGCTCGGAAACGCGCTGCGCCTGCGCCGCTTCCAGCCGCCGCTGGCGGCGGATACCGCTCATTGAGAAAGGAGGAACACCATGAACATCGGTGAAGCATCCAAGGCCTCGAAGGTCTCGGCCAAAATGATCCGCTACTACGAGCAAATCGGTCTGATCCCTCCGGCTGACCGCACCGATTCGGGCTACCGCGCCTATACCCAGGACGACGTTCACCGGTTGCATTTCATCCGGCGTTCGCGCGACCTCGGCTTCTCGGTAGCCGAGATCACGGACTTGCTGGGACTGTGGAATGACAAGTCGCGCCAGAGTGCTGATGTAAAGCGTCTGGCCCAGCAACACATCGACGAGTTGGACCGGCGCATCGAGAGCATGCTGGAGATGGCCGCGACGCTCAAGGCGCTGATCCGGTGTTGCGCCGGCGACGAACGGCCCGACTGCCCGATCCTGCACACGCTGGAGCAGCCCGATACCAGTGACAACAAGCCCGAAGCGCGCACTGGCGCAGTGCCGCGCCGCGCGCGAGCCAACGCAGCAGGAAAAAAGCCGCGTGCGCACTGAGCAGCCAGGAGAGATATGCCCAAAATCACAGTCTTGCCCCATCCTGAACTGGCTCCCGAGGGAGCCGAACTGAACGTGCCAGCAGGCACTTCGATCTGCGAGGCCCTGCTGGACAACGGCATCGAGATCGAGCATGCCTGCGACATGAGCTGTGCCTGCACGACCTGTCACTGCATCGTGCGCAAGGGGTTTAATTCTCTAAACGAAGTCGAGGAGTGCGAGGATGATCTGCTCGACCGGGCCTGGGGACTGGAGGCGCAGTCGCGGCTGAGCTGCCAGGCCATCGTTGCGACCGAAGACCTGACCGTCGAGATCCCCAAGTACACGATCAACCATGCCAAGGAGAACCACTAGGAGCCTGCGTGCTGCCTCAGGCGCACCGGCCTGCGGCAGGGTTGCTCTGGCAGATGGAGGACTGACGGCATTGCAGCCAGATAACCAACCCGTGGGCCAGACCAACCCGCGAGCCAGGTGTCTACACTCCCTTTGCACGGTCGTCGGTTAGGCTGGAAAGGTCATCAACGTCCTTAAATCCGTGACGGCCGGCCCATGGAAAGTCACACAGGAGAAGTCCTGCATGTCTGCGCCCAAGCTAGCCACGCTCTACCGAATGGTCATGCCCGGCCATACCTGCCCCTACGGGCTGAAGTCGCTCGATCTGCTCAAACGCAAGGGCTACGAGGTCGAGGACAAACACTTGGCGAGCCGCGAGCAGACGGATGCGTTCAAGAAGGAGCATGGCGTCGAGACCACGCCCCAGGTCTTCATAAACGGGCGGCGCGTGGGCGGCTACGACGACCTACGCAAATTCTTCGGCATGTCCGTGAAGGACAAGAACGCCGTGACCTACACCCCTGTGATCGCGCTGTTCGCCATGGCGGCCGCGATGGCGCTGGCGGCGAGCTGGGCGGCCTTCGGCCAGCTCTGGAGCATTCAGGCGGCAGAGTGGCTCGTGGCCTTTGCCATGTGTCTCCTGGCGCTGCAGAAGCTCAAGGACGTGGACGGCTTCGCGACGATGTTCCTCAACTACGACCTGCTGGCCAAGCGCTGGGTTCGGTATGCCTATTTCTACCCGTTCGCGGAGGCCATCGCAGGCGTCCTGATGGTCGCGGGCGTGGGGATGTGGGTGTCGATTCCGTTGGCGCTGTTCATCGGGACCGTCGGGGCCGTGTCGGTTTTCAAGGCGGTCTATGTCGATCGCCGGGAACTCAAGTGCGCCTGCGTGGGCGGGGACAGCAACGTGCCGCTGGACTTCGTGTCCCTGACCGAGAACCTGATGATGGTGGCGATGGCCCTGTGGATGTGGGCCAAGGTCGCCTACCTTGGGATGCACTGAGCGCCGCGCCAGATATGGCGCAGCGCACGTGCTCGCATCGGCCGTCCTGTGTGCATGCCGGCCACGACGCGGTGTTACTGCGCGCGCGGCGGGAAGCCAGCTTCGCTCAGGGCCGCGGCGATCTGCTCTTGCGAGGCCGAGGTCTGGACCTCGACACGGCGGGTCGGCGGGTCCGTAACGATCTTGGCGTTGGGGTCGATCGTTTGGATCGTTTTCGTCACAGTGCGGGCGCAGCCGCCGCAGGTCATGTCTTCGAGATGGAATTGCATGGAAAACTCCTTTCGGGTTGGGATGCTTAAAGTTTGATCCTTGCCACGGTTGGAAGGTCAAGCGCTATTTGCATCCCCGCCACACCAACCTGCCGAATGTTCATAGGGGCAAGGCCGTGGTGCTCTTCACGCGGTCCAGCACGAAGCTGGTCTTGCAGTCTTGCACGCTGGGGTGCTTGAGCAGCGTATCGAGCACGAAGCGGGAGTAGTGGGCCATATCTCTGACGACCACCCGCAACAGGTAGTCCATGTCGCCGGTCAGCGCGTGGCACTCCACCACCTCGGGCCAGTTCTGAACCGACGCGCGGAACACGTCCATGGGGTTGCGCTTGTGCGAATCAGAGTGCTTTTCGAGGCGCACGTTCAGGTAGGCCGTGAGGGTGAGGCCGATGCGTTCGGGGTGCACCAGGGCCACATAGCCGGCGATGACGCCAGCCTCTTCGAGGCGGCGCACCCGCCTCAGCGTGGCCGAGGACGACAGGCTTGCGTGTTCGGCCAGTTCGTCGAAGGTGGACCTTCCATTGCGTTGCAATGCATCAATAAGGCGTCTATCCGTACCATCAAGGACTATTTCTGTGCTCATTTCTTTCACCACGCAGGAATCAGGCATCAAGAAGTCTATTTGCAATTGATTTTGCAGAAATGATGTGCGGGCTTTTTCTTACCATCTAGGGTGTCCAGATTTCCACCCCAAACCCAAGAGAGACACCCCTGATGACCGACCTTTTTGACAACCCGATGGGCCTGTGCGGCTTTGAATTCGTCGAGTTCGCCTCGCCGACGCCCGGCGTGCTGGAGCCGCTGTTCGAGAAGCTCGGCTTCACCGAGGTGGCCCGGCATCGCTCCAAGGACGTATCGCTCTACCGCCAGGGCGACATCAACTTCATCGTCAACCGCGAGCCTAAAAGCCAGGCGGCGTATTTCGCGGGCGAGCACGGCCCCAGCCCCTGCGGGCTGGCGTTCCGCGTCAAGGATTCGCACAAGGCCTACCACCGCGCGCTGGAGCTGGGCGCGCAGCCGATGGACATTCCCACTGGCCCGATGGAGTTGCGCCTACCGGCGATCAAGGGCATCGGCGGCGCGCCGCTGTACCTGATCGATCGCTTCGAGGACGGCAAGTCCATCTACGACATCGACTTCGAATTCCTACCCGGTGTGGATCGCCGTCCCAAAGGCCACGGCTTCTCGATCGTCGATCACCTCACACACAACGTCTATCGCGGCCGCATGACGTACTGGGCCGACTTCTACACGAAGTTCTTCAACTTCCAGGAGATCCGCTACTTCGACATCAACGGCGAGTACACCGGCCTGGCTTCCAAGGCGATGAGCGCGCCGGACGGCCTGATCCGCATCCCGCTGAACGAGGAAGCACGCCAGGGCGGCGGCCAGATTGAGGAATTCTTGATGCAGTTCAGCGGCGAGGGCATCCAGCACATCGCCCTGCTGTGCGACAACCTACTCGATGCGCTCGACCGCGTGCAGATGGCCGGTATCCCGCTGCTGACCGCCCCCAACGACATCTATTACGCAAACTTGGAAAAGCGCCTGCCCGGCCATGGCCAGCCCGTGCCCGAGTTGCAGGCGCGCGGCATTCTGCTCGACGGCACGACCGAAGGCGGCCAGCCCCGCCTGCTGCTGCAGATATTCTCCGAGCCGCTGCTTGGCCCGGTGTTCTTCGAGTTCATCGAGCGCAAGGGCAACTACCGCGAGGGCTTCGGCGAAGGAAACTTCGGCGCCTTGTTCGAGTCGATGGAACGCGACCAGATCAACCGTGGCTCGTTGGAAATCAACCCGGCCTGATTTGGGCTTTTCCATGAAGGCAGAGCGCCTTCGGTCCTACATCTCGCGAGCCCCTCTGTGGGCTCGCGCTACTTTGGCGTCAGTACGGCCTTAGCCGCTCAAGCATTGAGCGGGTTGGGTTCGGCGTCACGTTCCGAAACAGTTGCTACCACTCTTGACTTGAGTTAATACATGAACATATGTATTCTTATTCAGATACACCGATGGCCTTTTTCCTCGCCCTGAAGAGGGACCCAGCACTACCTCGCCCCCTCTAAGCGCACTTCGGCAGCAATGCGCCGTGGCCAACCCAATGACCAGGATTGCTGAAGGACGTGCCCATGGAACTTCGTCATTTGCGCTGCTTCGTGGCTCTCGCCGAAGAGCTGCATTTCACCCGTGCTGCGGAGCGCTTGCACATCGAGCAGCCGCCGCTGTCCCGCACGATCAAGGAATTGGAAGACGAACTGGGGGTGCTGCTCTTTGACCGCGATCGGCGGGGAACGCGGTTGACGCCAGCGGGTACCACCTTCCTTCAGGACATTCGCCGGCTGTTCACCAACCTGGAGCAGGCACGAGAAAACGTCAGGGCGATCGCCGCAGGCCTAAGAGGCAGCGTGCGCATCGCCATCTCCGATGGCGCCATCGACCCGCGGCTGTCTGCACTTCTTGCCCTGTGCCGCCAGGAGGAGCCGGAGATCGAAATACGGCTCTCCGAGGTCACCCTGGCGGAACAGTTGCGGGGGCTGCGATCCGGCGACTTCGCGATCGGTTTCGCACACACTGCGGACGTCGGCGACGGACTGGTGACGGAGCCCATCTGGCAGGACCCGCTGGTGGTGACCTTGCCGATCCGGCACCCGTTGCTGGCCCACAAGGAAGTGTCGCTACGTGAACTCGTGAGTTACCCGCTGGTGATGTGCGATCCGCAGCTTTGCGAGGGCTACTGCCGCGAATTGACCCGGCTGCTACATCCCCTGGAGCGCGAGTCCACCATCGTTGAGCATGTCTCGTCGCTGGACATGATGCTCACGTTGGTCGGAGCTGGTTACGGCATCGGCTTCGCAACGGCGACCCGAATCGCGGTATGCCAACGTCCCGACGTGGTGATCCGGCCGTTGGCGCTCGATTCGGCCGTCATCATCACCTACCTGCTTCGGCCCGAAGGCGGTAGCGGACTATCCGTTCCCGTAGAGCGCTTCATCGAGCGTTTGCGTTCGCCAAAGAGCGATTAGCTACGGCGCCTGCGCCACACCCGGCGTCACGCATCGCCCTGAAGGTAGAGGTTGCGCTCCGTGGCCGTCATCAGTTCGGCCGAGCTGATCTTGAGAGCCAGGGAAATTTTTAGAATGAGAGCGAGTGTCGGCATGTGCTCGCCGCGCTCAATCTTGCCCATGTGCGAACGCGCGATCCCCGCCAAGCCCGCGAACTCATCCTGAGCAATCCCCTGATCCAGGCGAGCGGCTCGCACCGCTTGCCCGAACGCCAACGCCGGTGCGGACTCATAGGTGGTTACTCCGGCGGGCCGTCCAGGCCGAATAGTGCGCTTCTGCATTCGCAGAAGCGTCATGGAATCACTGATCTTTAACCACGTTAAAGATATCTCTTTAGTATGATGTCGGTAGATCTTTTCGATCCCCTCCCGCCGCCTCTTTGGGGGTATCCATGCATGACGTCATCAGTCCGCCCCCGAATTTCACACTCGCCATAGCGCCAGGTGTACCGTCTTCACGGCTGTCGGCGCTGCTTGCACTGCAGCGAGCGCAGGAGCCGGGCGTCGCGATGGCCGTGCGTGAAGTTTCGGATCAAGAGTTGATGACGGGCCTGCAGGAGGGCCGCTACGACGCGGGACTATCTCTTAGCGGTGCGGGGGATCACCTGACGAGTAGCCGGAGGCTATGGTGCGAAAGCATGGCCGTTGCGATACCACCGCGGTCCCGCTTAGTTAACCAGGCGAAGCTCACCATCTCAGATCTTCAGGATTATCCAATCTATCGCTGGCGGGTGGAGGCTTGCCCCTTGCTGGACGAGAGGTTGGCCTCCCTCATGCCAGTGGACCAAGAGAACATCCTGTCTGCAACTTCATTCGAGATGATGGCGCTGTGGGTCTCATCCGGCTACGGCATCGGCGTATGCGCGCAATCGCGCATCGAGCGTGCCCATCAATGGGGGATCGGCATGCGACCGCTCGCCGATGGCCCCTACAATATCGTGACGTACCTCCAACGGCCCCACGCGCAAGCCGATTCTGCTGCCAAGCGGTTCGAGCGTAGAGCGCTACAGATTGCTGGGGAAGGTGCAAGGTGATGGGCCTACGGCCGGAAGCGTCATCCCGGCCATAGGCTGACCCGTGGATTAGGTTCCCTCGATCACCACAGCGCTGTCCACTAGCCTACGAACGCTCTGCCGCACATCTTCCGGGACGGGCTGCGGGGCGACGGCCTTGGGCACATCCTCGTGATGCTGGTAGTCGCCCATGATGACCCGTACGATCGCCGGCACGTTGGTCGGCGTGACCGCATCGATGGCGGCGCGATCGCCCAGGTCAGGGTGCGGCTGGGTCAGCATGCGGTAAAGTCCCCAAGAATCCGCGTGCGGGCACTGGTTCATGAGCACCTGGGCCAGCCTGTGTTTGAGCGGCACCAGTTGCCAGTCCGGAACACGCTGTCCCCGATTGCCAAGGCTGATAGCCAGCAACTTTCCGGCTTTCAGTTCGCGGTTGATCTGGTCCTTGGACTTCCCGGCCAGCTTGCCGAACAACGGGACCGGCAGGCTGTTCGGCGACTCATAGATAGCCAGCATTTCCTCGCGCTCGCGCTGGATCGCGGACACTTCCGGCTCTGGGACATGCACCGGAGGCGGCGGCAGATGCGACAGTCTCCGGAACGTGATTCCGCCGCTGCTCGAAGTGACGACAATGGGCGTTGCGACAAGGGACTGCACGCCGGGCACAGGGGGCTCGGCCACGATGGGGGCCGCACCCACCGCCTCTTCCACTTCTGCCATCGCAGGCACCCCATCGATGCGGATGGTCAGGTGTGCGCTCGCAGCTTCTACCTCGCCCTGTTCGAGCAGGTCGAGGCGATCGGCCCAGTCCTGCATCATCCGGCGCCTCGGCTCCACGTATTTGGCGTGGTTGTAGGCCGAGCTGACCTTGTTGGGGTCGGAGTGCGATAGCTGTGCATCCACCCAAATTTTCGGATAGCCGATTTCGTTGAGCGCCGTCGAGATGGTGCCGCGGATGCCGTGCCCGGTCAGGCGCCCCTCGTAACCCATGAGCTGCAAGGCCTTGTTCAGCGTATTTTCGCTGATGCGCTTCTTGAGTTCGCTGGTATGAGCCAACAAGTACTTCTGCGCCGGCCGCATCGCGCTCAGAAGATAGCGCACGATCTCGATGGCCTGCAGAGAGAGGGGCACGATGTAGGGCGGCACGTCCTGCGGCCGCTTACCGGCCTTGCGCATTTCGTCCTGGAGCTGCTTGACGAATTGTGGCGGGATGATCCACAAGCCGCGGTCGAGGTCGAACTGCTCAGGCTCGGCCAGCCGCAATTCGCCCGTCCGCACCCCAGTTAACAACAGCAGCCGCACACCAAGCTGGGTCTGCCAGCCGCGGGGGGTGTAGAGCCGAAGCTTCTGAAGGAACTCGGGCATCTCGGGCAGGTGCAGATAGGGATTGTGGGTCACCGGGGGCTTGGGTTCGGCCACCACATCCAGGTCAGCAGCAGGGTTGACCTCCAAGCCCTCGGCAACGACCAAGGCATAGCGGAACATCTGGTTGAACCAGGTGCGAACCTTCTCGGCGGTGGTGAACGCTTTGCGCTTCTCGATCGCCGCCAGAACTCCCAGGAGCTGAGGGCGGCGAATGTCGTAGATCGACATCTTCCCTAAGGCGGGCAGCACGTCCTTGTTGAAGATGCGCAGAATCTGCGACAGGGTGCTCTGGCGGCCTTCCTTGAGTTCCTTGCGGCGATGCTCGACCCAGGCATCAAAAACGTTCCTAAAGGTGTATTCACCCGCCAATTTGGCCGCGTGCCGGCGCTGGTCACGCTCGATTTGCGGATCAACCCCCCTGGCAAGCAGGGCTTGGGCCTTATCCCGCTCGGCGCGGGCCTCGCGCAAGCTGAGGGCAGGATATCCGCCCAGGGACATACGTTTTTGCTTGCCCAGCCAGTAGTAGCGAAACATCCACGACTTACCGCCTGCAGCAGAGACCATCAGGCCCAGGCAGTCATTATCGGAGAGGGTGTAGCGTTTTCCGGTGGTTCTTGCCTGCCGGACGGTCAGATCAGAGAGTGCCATTTCGAGGCTCCTAAGTAATGACTTAGGCCCTATGCTCGTCATGGTTCCCGCTCAGCCCCAGCAACTATCCGGTAGCCGTCCCACCCGTATTCTTGTGCCTCAATTGGTCACTCAAAAACGGTAGCTGTGGGTGGATTTCCGTGGCGCTCGCTGGAATGGAAAAAGGGGCCGAAGCCCCTTTTTTCAATGACTTACAGACGTCAGTAGAAGTCTGCAGATCATAATTTGGAGCGGGAGGAAGAACATGCACGAGCCCGATTGCGGCGGGCAGCATGCCAAGATCAGGCGCATGGCCGTTGGCATCCGCCCAATGGCGGCCATCGTGCCGATGGTCCGCGCAGAGCGCAGGCTGCGCATCGTCCATGTCCTGGCAGTTCACGACGGAAACAGCCATCGCCGAGGCGTCCACTATGGCCCCTGCCTCGGGCGGGCAAACGTATCCCGCAATCGCCACGCGCGTGAACAACACCGTCGCGAGCAACGCGAGCGCAAGCAACTGCGCGAGGGGGGAATGGCGATGCTTCATGTATCCCTGCAAACAGGTGCGTTCAGTCTAGGCCTGCCAAAACTTGACCACAAGACGGGCGCGAATGGAGGCCGGTAGGCGGTGGACATGATGTTCATCCAAAATGCTGCGCCTAAGGCACTTGTGTCCTCAATCGAAGCGCATTGGAGATCACCGACACCGAGCTCAAGCTCATGGCCAAGGCCGCAATCATCGGTGACAGCAGCCACCCCGTGAACGGGTACAGCGCCCCTGCGGCCAGTGGGATGCCCAGCGCGTTGTAGACGAACGCAAATCCCAGGTTCTGTTTCATATTGGCAATCGTGGCTTGCGACAGTTCCCGCGCGCGTGCAAGGCCGCGCAGGTCGCCCTTGACCAGCGTGACCTGGGCGCTGTGCATCGCCACATCGGTTCCAGTCCCCATGGCGATGCCGACGTCGGCTTTGGCCAGTGCCGGTGCATCGTTGATGCCGTCGCCAGCCATGGCCACTACGTGGCCCTCGCTCTGGAGTTTTGCGACCAGTGCCAGCTTGTCAGCCGGTTTGACCTCGCCGTGAACCTCGTTAATGCCAAGAGGGCCGGCCACGGCTCGCGCTGTCGCGATGCTGTCGCCACTTGCCATCACCACGCGAATCCCGGCCGCTTTGAGCGCCGCAAGCGCTTCGGGAGTGCTGGCCTTGACCGGGTCCGAGACCGTCAGCAGCCCCGCCAATTTCCGGTCAACGGCCAGGTACATGACACTGGCGCCGTACTGACCAAGCACATTTGCCCGCAACGCATGTGATTCAATGGCGACTTGCTCCCGACGCATCAGGGAGGCATTGCCGAGTATCAGTTGGTGACCGTCAACCCGGCCCCGCACGCCCATACCCGCGTCCGATGCGAAATGTTCGGCCTTGCCTAACGTCAGGCCACGCTCACGCGCCGCCGCAACAATGGTGGCTGCCAGCGGGTGTTCGCTGCCCTGATCGAGACTCGCCGCCAGACGAAGCACCGTGGTCTCATCGAGCGAATCGACGGCCAATGCCCGCTCGAAGACCGGACGGCCCTCGGTCAACGTGCCGGTCTTGTCGACGATGAGAGTGTCAACCTTGCGGAAATGCTCGATGGCCGCCGCATCCCGGAACAGGATGCCCTGGGTCGCGGCCTTGCCGCTCGCCACCATGATCGACATTGGCGTAGCCAGCCCCAGCGCGCATGGACAGGCGATGATCAACACGGCCACGGCATTGACCAGTCCAAAGACCCAGCTCGGCTCGGGGCCGAAAAATCCCCAGCCGAAGAAGGCAAGCACGGCAATCGCTACCACCACCAGTACGAATACCCCCGCCACCTGGTCCGCCATGCGCTGCATGGGCGCCTTCGAGCGCTGGGCCTGGGCCACCATCTGCACGATCTGCGACAGCACTGTCTGTGCGCCGACCTTTTCCGAACGCATGACCAGGCTGCCCGACGTATTGAGTGTGGCGCCGATCACATGGTCGCCAGCATGCTTGGAAACAGGCAACGGCTCGCCGGTGATCATCGATTCGTCGATGGCGCTTGCTCCTTCGGTCACGATGCCATCGGTTGGCACCTTTTCGCCGGGGCGAATCCGCAGCAGGTCGCCGACATGTACGTGCGTGAGCGGGATATCCTCTTCGCTGCCGTCAGGATTGAGGCGGCGCGCCGTTTTTGGCGCCAGACCGAGCAGCGACTTGATGGCGGCCGAAGTCTGCGAACGTGCCTTCAATTCGAAGATCTGGCCCAGCAGCGTCAGTGAAATGATGACGGCGGCGGCTTCGAAGTAGACCGCAATGCGGCCATGCACAACAAAGCTGCGGGGAAACAGCTCGGGCGCAACAGTGGCCGCAACGCTGTATATGAAGGCCGCACCGGTGCCCAGCCCGATCAGAGTCCACATGTTCGGGCTGCGGTTGCGGAACGATTGCAGGCACCGGGCATAGATGGGGAAGCCGGCCCACAAGACTACGGGCGCGGACAAGGCAAACTCCACCCAGCCTTGCGCCGCCGGGGCCACGCCAGCGACACGCCCCCCCAGCATTACCAGCGCTACGACAGCGATCGTCAGCGGCAAGCTCCACCAGAAGCGCCGGCGGAACGCCGCGAGTTCGGGATTCTCATCCGCTTCAAGACTCGGCATCGCCGGCTCAAGCGCCATGCCGCACTTCGGGCAACTCCCGGGATGATCCTGGCGGATCTCGGGGTGCATGGGGCAGGTGTAAACGGTGTCCGGCGCCGCGTTGGCATCGTCCACAGCGGAGGCGACATGTGGATGCGTGTACCGCGTGGGGTCCGCCTCGAACTTCCGCTGACATGCTGCACCACAGAAGCTGTATCGGGTCCCCGCGTAGCTTGACTGGTACGGCGTATTGGGCTTGACCGTCATACCGCACACCGGGTCCCGTTCCTCCGTGGCGGTCACGAGCGTCAGTCGCGTCGCCGTGGCATGCGGGTGGCCTCCAGCTTGTGCACGTTCCGGCTCGCCGTCGTGCCCGGGCGCGGCGGATGACATATGCGGATGCGGTTGTTGGTTGCTCATTTTCGCGCAGCCTCAATGCCTTGTGGCCTGCGGTGCGGGCAATTGCCGTGGGGCTGCGCTGCTGATCGCCTCCAAGATCGGGCAAGCAGGTCGATCGTCGCCATCACAATGCTGCGCCAGATACAGCAGGGTGTCCCGCATGCCGCTGACCGCGGCAATCCGGGCGTCCAGTTCCTGAATGCGCTGCAACGCGATGGCCTTCACCGCCACGCTCGCGCGCCGCTTGTTTTGCCACAACCCGAGCAGCTCTCGAATCTGCTCCATGGAGAAACCCAAGGCCCGCGCACGCCCGATGAAGCGCAGGGTGTGGATGTCGATTTCACGATACATCCGGTAGTTGCCCTCGCTCCGGGCAGCCGAAGCGACCAGGCCAATACTTTCGTAGTAGCGGATCATCTTGGCCGAGACGCCGGAGACGCTCGCGGCTTGTCCGATATTCATGGCGTGCTCCTCGCTTCCTGTGCGCATGGCACCTTCGGTATCCGGTGTTCGTGGCATCTTTCACGGAACCGGCGCGTGCCCAAATCTTCACGATTTCACGGTACACCCTTCCCAAGTGGGAAGGTCAAGGACGTCGCAATCGTCCTTTTGCCCGACGCCCATGCGGGCGTCTGATCCTGTTTTCCGCGCAGTTGCATTGCGAGCAAAACACGGTATCCTTGCGAAAATCCTGCCACTGCAAAGAACCCTTGCGTCACACGCTGCGCCGGCATCCTTTCTTCGCTGGCATCCTCCTGCTGGTCTTCCTGTCAGTCCAACTGGCAGCGGCGGCGTACG belongs to Ralstonia sp. RRA and includes:
- the cueR gene encoding Cu(I)-responsive transcriptional regulator; the protein is MNIGQAASVSGVSAKMIRYYESIGLVASAARSEGNYRMYREIDIHTLRFIGRARALGFSMEQIRELLGLWQNKRRASVAVKAIALQRIQELDARIAAVSGMRDTLLYLAQHCDGDDRPACPILEAISSAAPRQLPAPQATRH
- a CDS encoding heavy metal translocating P-type ATPase, which produces MSNQQPHPHMSSAAPGHDGEPERAQAGGHPHATATRLTLVTATEERDPVCGMTVKPNTPYQSSYAGTRYSFCGAACQRKFEADPTRYTHPHVASAVDDANAAPDTVYTCPMHPEIRQDHPGSCPKCGMALEPAMPSLEADENPELAAFRRRFWWSLPLTIAVVALVMLGGRVAGVAPAAQGWVEFALSAPVVLWAGFPIYARCLQSFRNRSPNMWTLIGLGTGAAFIYSVAATVAPELFPRSFVVHGRIAVYFEAAAVIISLTLLGQIFELKARSQTSAAIKSLLGLAPKTARRLNPDGSEEDIPLTHVHVGDLLRIRPGEKVPTDGIVTEGASAIDESMITGEPLPVSKHAGDHVIGATLNTSGSLVMRSEKVGAQTVLSQIVQMVAQAQRSKAPMQRMADQVAGVFVLVVVAIAVLAFFGWGFFGPEPSWVFGLVNAVAVLIIACPCALGLATPMSIMVASGKAATQGILFRDAAAIEHFRKVDTLIVDKTGTLTEGRPVFERALAVDSLDETTVLRLAASLDQGSEHPLAATIVAAARERGLTLGKAEHFASDAGMGVRGRVDGHQLILGNASLMRREQVAIESHALRANVLGQYGASVMYLAVDRKLAGLLTVSDPVKASTPEALAALKAAGIRVVMASGDSIATARAVAGPLGINEVHGEVKPADKLALVAKLQSEGHVVAMAGDGINDAPALAKADVGIAMGTGTDVAMHSAQVTLVKGDLRGLARARELSQATIANMKQNLGFAFVYNALGIPLAAGALYPFTGWLLSPMIAALAMSLSSVSVISNALRLRTQVP